A single region of the Triticum dicoccoides isolate Atlit2015 ecotype Zavitan chromosome 2B, WEW_v2.0, whole genome shotgun sequence genome encodes:
- the LOC119361535 gene encoding uncharacterized protein LOC119361535: MQLQLLPYVRIKTPYLRRVLPTLLKITILARERECVTVELVPQLDCSCSLQDVLRDTLSRLSIKDVVRMSTLSLEWRLLMICHPELVFTKDTFGISTDTNTDPDRDFYGIIKDMNTKRASWTAELITNVDSVLRPLWSTSTTTTTTLGKFAVEFGLRRKHKHHIDRYVNFSIASRAKHIAFDFTFDVNCSGSRFDKYKYIFPLQNLSGPNASCVKYLDLGYVLRFSENQTSFINLRHLNLNLELAWDPYDDSLAMGFLNILELAPLLANGYMCVQVGRDRCCPPTTRMVTAVQGPLHHHLKSVHMSGFCDVLGLAELALYILGNATVLQRMVVDPVAYAHTLRTDDIYSVSKAGSIEGGHYHADQNRMFAEQILGSEEFRHIVTIYRSTMLGLEMLFIYADDLWIWAWWKKD, encoded by the exons ATGCAGCTTCAACTTCTACCTTATGTAAGGATCAAAACTCCTTATTTACGTCGGGTGTTACCGACTCTTTTAAAAATCACAATCTTAGCAAGGGAGCGTGAGTGCGTGACTGTTGAACTCGTGCCACAACTTGACTGCTCATGCTCATTACAGGACGTTCTGCGCGACACGCTGTCACGGTTGTCGATCAAAGATGTCGTGAGGATGAGCACACTTTCTCTTGAATGGAGACTGCTAATGATATGCCACCCAGAACTGGTCTTCACCAAAGACACCTTTGGCATCAGTACAGACACGAATACTGACCCAGATCGGGACTTCTATGGCATCATTAAAGACATGAATACTAAACGAGCATCCTGGACTGCTGAACTCATCACCAATGTGGACAGTGTATTGCGCCCACTGTGGTCTACTTCTACTACAACTACGACTACGCTGGGCAAGTTTGCTGTCGAATTTGGCCTTCGCAGAAAGCACAAGCATCACATTGATAGATATGTTAACTTTTCCATTGCGTCAAGGGCCAAGCACATTGCTTTTGATTTCACGTTTGATGTCAATTGTTCTGGCTCCCGATTCGACAAGTACAAGTACATTTTCCCGTTGCAAAATCTCAGCGGTCCAAACGCCTCTTGTGTCAAGTATCTTGATCTGGGCTAC GTGCTACGATTCAGTGAAAACCAAACTAGCTTCATCAATTTGAGGCATCTGAACTTGAACCTTGAGCTAGCGTGGGATCcatatgatgatagtttggctatgggATTTCTTAATATTTTGGAATTAGCACCTCTCTTAG CTAATGGATATATGTGTGTGCAGGTTGGTCGTGATAGATGTTGCCCTCCTACTACGAGGATGGTGACGGctgtgcaagggcctctgcatcatcACCTGAAGAGTGTTCACATGTCCGGATTTTGTGATGTATTGGGGCTAGCCGAGCTGGCGCTCTACATCCTTGGGAATGCTACTGTACTTCAACGTATGGTGGTAGATCCAGTGGCGTATGCCCACACTCTTCGCACCGATGATATCTATTCAGTCAGCAAGGCTGGTAGTATCGAGGGGGGTCATTACCACGCCGATCAGAATAGGATGTTTGCAGAGCAAATCCTTGGCAGTGAGGAGTTCCGTCATATCGTCACCATTTATCGAAGTACAATGCTGGGGCTGGAGATGCTATTCATATATGCCGACGATTTATGGATATGGGCGTGGTGGAAAAAAGATTGA